GTTGTGGTACACAAACACCGTGTCGTACCGACGGTCGCAGAAGAGTGCCCCACCGAGTTTCCGGATGTGCTCCGGCGTCTGCATCCAACTCGACGTTTTTCGGTCGAACTCGCCCAGTTCCTGTAATTCCCTGTACTGCGGCTCGGTCAACAGTTCGATGCCGATGGCCGCGGCCGTCTCCAGCGCGTTGCCACCCGGTTTGTTTTCCTTGCGGGCATCGAGCGCCTTGCGGTCGAAACACAGGCTCCGCCGGCCGGCCGGGCTCTCCGGGGAGCAGTCGCAGAAAATGATTTCCCCGGTGGGCTCGTCCATCCCAATCACGTCCGGCTCGCCACCGGTGTTTTCCATCCCAAGGAGCACCTTCATCTTTTCAGGATGCTCTTCCAGCCGGGCGATCACCTGATCCCAGGTGATGCCGGCGTGGCGCCGCATGTTTTGGGCGAAACGCTGTTCGAGGGTCTGGATTAACGAGTCATCTTTACCCTTTTTCATGGAAAGACCTCCAGGAGTCATGTCGCCGAGGTTTTTTTAGCATCGTCAATGATCGTATTCCCTTTTGGAAATATCGTTTCACAGATACTCCAGGTCGGCCAGATCCTTCAATCTCCCACTCGCCCGTTTATTCTGCTTCAGGCAAGCAAGACTTATGATAGGAACGATCAGATCATCCCAGTCAGCCTGAGTTCGCTTCTCATAACACTCCTTGAATACAACACCTGAGATGGAGCTCATCACTTCAATTCGGACGGGGGGCTGGCCAATCCGGACAATCTTATTTTTTTCGAGAAAAAGCTTCGGTTCGAGTCCTGGTACATCGAATCCGAATTCTCTGAATGCCGCTGTCACACGGCGAGCATTTTCGACTGTGGGCTCCACCCATATATCCATATCTGCCGTGGCGCGCACGTACCCGTGATAGCCTACCGCATAACCGCCCACCAAGAGGTAGGCAACATCATGTTCGTTCAGCAACCTCAAAAACGCGCTGAAGTCGGGCGGTAGCGGAATCGTAGCCATATAACATTTGCCTCGTTGTTTCTACCGCCTCCAGGCGCTCATGAGGGGTTTTGGAGAGCCAGTACTGCTTTTCATCGTTCTGTTGTTCGCCGAAAGTCACAACAGAAAAAGCGGTCCGGTCGATACGTACGTCTGCCATGGTCATGATGGATTGTATGGCGAAAGGAACGCACGAGATGGCCGATGGCTCCCCTGAGGTTACCCCTGCCGGCGCACCATTTCGTCGATCCAGATGGGAGCAAAAGGCGAGGTACAGCCTTTCGAGACCGGGTAATCGCGATAGATACCCAGGCGCTCGCCGATAGCCATCGACCGATCACGGTGTTCGGGGTGGTGGATGCCGATGCCGGCGAGGGTGTTGTTCATCGTCCACTGCGTGGCGGAAGAAGCCCCGGCCATCTCGGCCTCAATGCGGTCCAGCAACGCCACCAGATCCAGCCCCTCCGGGCTGCGCGCAACGCGGCCGGCGGTGAGGCTCCAGCCAGCGCGGGCGGCCCAGGGGTGATCGTCGGACAGCCAACGAAGGCGGAGCGCCTCACGATCGGGATGGTCCTTGACGATGTAGGCGTTCAGCCAGTCGGCCAGCCAACCAAAGTCGGCCGATCGCACCATGTGATCCAATGCATCGGCCGAGAGCTTGTTGGGTTTCATGACGAGGATCGCGAGGAGCCGCGCCTCCAGGTTGCCGGTGTCCCACAGTTCCAGCGCCAGCGCGTGATCGCTTTTGATCTTCGCGGCCAGCTTCCGGATGTCGCCCATCTTGACGCCGTACAGGTTCTCGCCGGCGCCGTTTTTCCGGTGCATCGCGCGGACCTTCTCGCTGCCGAGGGTCTCGAGGTAGGAGAGGGATTCTTCCAGGGTCATTGGTTAAAATGGCGTTATAGCTCCCGCACCCGGATGTTGCGCCAGCGGCTCTTCGCC
This Rhodothermales bacterium DNA region includes the following protein-coding sequences:
- a CDS encoding DUF4256 domain-containing protein; amino-acid sequence: MKKGKDDSLIQTLEQRFAQNMRRHAGITWDQVIARLEEHPEKMKVLLGMENTGGEPDVIGMDEPTGEIIFCDCSPESPAGRRSLCFDRKALDARKENKPGGNALETAAAIGIELLTEPQYRELQELGEFDRKTSSWMQTPEHIRKLGGALFCDRRYDTVFVYHNGAESYYAARGFRGRLSV
- a CDS encoding DNA alkylation repair protein, which codes for MTLEESLSYLETLGSEKVRAMHRKNGAGENLYGVKMGDIRKLAAKIKSDHALALELWDTGNLEARLLAILVMKPNKLSADALDHMVRSADFGWLADWLNAYIVKDHPDREALRLRWLSDDHPWAARAGWSLTAGRVARSPEGLDLVALLDRIEAEMAGASSATQWTMNNTLAGIGIHHPEHRDRSMAIGERLGIYRDYPVSKGCTSPFAPIWIDEMVRRQG